Proteins co-encoded in one Arachis stenosperma cultivar V10309 chromosome 7, arast.V10309.gnm1.PFL2, whole genome shotgun sequence genomic window:
- the LOC130941200 gene encoding uncharacterized protein LOC130941200 isoform X2 — protein sequence MMFTEGLDDTAIQWIKQGSQVEDSKPEPDAPARSPLSERRIVSERFPRSPVLNSPVLPPLKFHTALLTPRNVAFSVGDDTDESTVSLPDDADSSDEELSAPTNLDYLERPVSHYYDEDELFGCKLPKPQRSNGILKKGLANQNLTLQLPNTLGVQKKLTPGAGGVHLHKQVHLRSLNCLDDSVEFATPPSAPPIIDADFPPQLERFSKGSPMNEQNESWPSRESVGGRSECSIEQKPSNVKATTDFAQRLDRTITEDTERPHLAYYNTSCNSQYAWQTLITYDACIRLCLQAWARGCTEAPEFLKDECLALRSAFGLHDFLLQPRGVKVKPTEGINARNSEQTFPLKMKKVVGKIRVEVRKLRIIPRRKLQITSSQRGSIYIQAGMEYVRHVSSFVKSGINSMKSASSSMGLEEPLSCLIQLQSTSEANEAEPSSAIFLHPGTGDYHDFFPENQGDVLVVEVQDSKKAVHGQARIPISSLSDNPSDKIRWWPIYHDEQECVGKIQLSISSTMTSDENNQIKSSTVVETQAYDLLLEGAMRAQHFHCRNLRLDGPWKWLLETFADYYGVSDSYAKLRYLLHVMNVATPTKDCLELVKELLEPLIKARSERRLTRQERSLLLDCETQIESLLATVFENYKSLDESSPSGLTEHFGPASCSAAPALYPAIQVYSSLHDILSLDAQTILRNYLQTAARKRCRKHMMETDEFVSSTTEGYLMDTITISTAYLKMKNLCVSIRNEIQADIEIHSQHTINGQHIFPSSIDLTNITAAVYSTELCNRLRTFLSAWPPSCPQAHVNELLTATADFERHLESWNISPVQGGVDSRNLFHNYIMVWIQDMQLSLLDCCKAEKVPWSGVITNHSTSPFAEQMYEKIKDNLILYEVVINRWPQYSLYLENAVANIERAIMKSLEKQYSDILTPLKDSIPKRLHLQVQKLARRQSTTVNLLPNQLGIFFNTIKRILDVLHCRVEDILKSWASCLPVMGDKKTLFGEQMNGITVLLRTKYKTYLQAIIGNLVNNLQANRSTRLKKILEETKEADGEAEVRERMQLLNSQLIDFISNLHEVFTSQIFIAICRGLWDRMGQIVLKFLEGRKENRIWYNGSCYALGILDDTFASQMQRLRGNALHEKDIEPPRSVIEARSILCKDTTNATDPSTYFYI from the exons atgaTGTTCACCGAAGGTCTGGACGACACCGCCATTCAATGGATCAAGCAG GGATCACAAGTGGAAGACTCTAAGCCTGAGCCCGATGCTCCCGCACGGTCTCCTCTATCTGAGAGAAGAATTGTCAGTGAGAGATTCCCAAGATCTCCCGTTCTCAACTCTCCTGTTCTCCCTCCGCTCAAGTTCCATACTGCCTTGCTCACCCCTCGAAACGTTGCCTTTTCCGTCGGGGATGACACGGATGAAAGCACTGTTTCACTGCCCGACGATGCCGACTCTTCTGATGAAGAACTCTCTGCTCCAACCAACTTGGATTACTTGGAGAGGCCAGTCTCACACTACTACGATGAGGATGAACTCTTTGGATGTAAACTCCCGAAACCCCAACGCTCCAATGGCATCCTCAAGAAAGGTCTGGCCAATCAGAACCTGACACTTCAACTTCCCAATACTCTCGGTGTTCAAAAGAAGCTCACACCTGGTGCAGGAGGAGTTCACCTTCACAAGCAGGTTCACCTGCGCAGTCTCAATTGTCTTGATGATTCAGTTGAGTTTGCTACTCCTCCAAGTGCTCCTCCTATTATTGATGCTGATTTTCCACCTCAACTTGAGAGATTCTCCAAGGGCTCCCCAATGAATGAACAAAATGAGTCTTGGCCATCCAGAGAATCTGTGGGTGGGAGAAGTGAATGTTCAATTGAGCAAAAACCCAGCAATGTAAAAGCCACCACTGACTTTGCTCAAAG ACTAGACAGAACTATCACAGAGGACACTGAAAGACCTCATTTAGCATATTACAACACCAG TTGCAATAGTCAATATGCCTGGCAAACCCTTATCACTTATGATGCCTGCATACGCTTGTGCCTGCAAGCATGGGCAAGAGGCTGCACTGAGGCACCAGAGTTTTTGAAAGACGAGTGCCTGGCTCTTCGAAGTGCCTTTGG ATTGCATGACTTCTTGTTGCAACCTCGAGGTGTAAAAGTAAAACCAACTGAAGGCATAAATGCAAGGAATTCAGAACAAACATTTCCCCTGAAGATGAAGAAGGTTGTAGGAAAAATAAGAGTGGAAG TGAGGAAACTTCGCATTATACCAAGACGCAAACTTCAAATCACTAGTTCACAGAGAGGTTCAATCTACATACAAGCTGGGATGGAATACGTCCGACATGTTTCATCATTCGTGAAAAGTGGCATAAATTCTATGAAGTCAGCCTCATCCTCAATGGGATTAGAAG AGCCACTATCTTGCTTAATCCAACTTCAGAGTACATCAGAAGCAAATGAAGCAGAGCCAAGTTCTGCAATTTTTCTACACCCTGGAACTGGAGACTACCATGATTT TTTCCCAGAGAACCAAGGGGATGTCCTAGTTGTTGAAGTCCAAGATTCAAAAAAGGCAGTCCATGGTCAAGCCAGAATCCCAATTTCATCCCTCAGTGATAATCCT AGTGACAAAATTCGATGGTGGCCAATATATCATGATGAACAAGAATGTGTTGGCAAGATTCAGCTTTCCATTAGCAGCACAATGACAAGTGATGAAAACAATCAAATAAAG AGTTCAACTGTGGTGGAAACTCAAGCTTATGATTTATTGTTGGAGGGTGCTATGCGTGCACAGCATTTCCACTGCAGAAACTTGCGACTGGATGGGCCATGGAAGTGGTTGTTAGAAACATTTGCAGACTACTATGGAGTTTCTGACTCTTATGCCAAATTGAG ATATCTATTACATGTAATGAATGTGGCAACTCCAACCAAGGACTGCCTGGAGCTTGTGAAAGAGTTGCTTGAACCCTTAATAAAGGCCAGAAGTGAGAGGAGACTGACCAGGCAGGAG AGAAGCCTACTTTTGGACTGTGAAACTCAAATAGAAAGTCTTCTGGCTACAGTTTTCGAGAATTATAAATCACTTGATGAGAGCTCACCATCAGGTTTAACTGAGCATTTTGGTCCAGCATCCTGTTCTGCAGCACCAGCTCTGTATCCTGCCATACAAGTCTACAGCAGTCTTCATGATATACTATCTCTAGATGCTCAAACTATTCTAAGAAACTATTTGCAG ACTGCTGCAAGAAAAAGGTGTAGAAAACACATGATGGAGACCGACGAGTTTGTGTCAAGCACCACTGAGGGTTACCTAATGGATACCATCACCATCTCAACTGCATACCTAAAGATGAAAAACCTTTGTGTTTCTATAAGAAATGAAATTCAAGCAGATATAGAGATCCACAGCCAGCATACGATCAACGGCCAGCATATATTTCCTAG TTCAATTGACCTGACAAACATCACAGCAGCCGTTTACAGCACTGAGCTGTGTAACAGGCTGAGAACTTTTCTTTCTGCATGGCCACCATCTTGTCCACAGGCGCATGTGAATGAGCTTCTAACTGCAACTGCTGACTTTGAACGGCACCTTGAGTCGTGGAACATAAG TCCTGTGCAGGGGGGTGTAGACTCCAGAAATTTGTTCCACAATTACATCATGGTGTGGATCCAGGATATGCAACTCAGTTTACTTGATTGTTGTAAAGCAGAAAAG GTGCCATGGTCTGGAGTAATCACCAACCATTCAACATCCCCGTTTGCAGAGCAAATGTATGAGAAGATCAAAGACAACCTTATCCTATATGAAGTGGTAATCAATAGATGGCCTCAATACTCACTTTACTTGGAAAAT GCTGTGGCAAATATAGAGAGAGCAATCATGAAATCCCTTGAGAAACAATACAGTGATATCTTAACCCCTTTGAAAGACAGCATACCGAAGAGGCTTCATTTGCAAGTCCAAAAGCTAGCAAGAAGACAATCAACTACTGTCAACTTGCTTCCTAATCAA tTGGGAATATTCTTTAACACCATCAAGAGGATTCTTGATGTCCTACACTGTAGAGTGGAAGACATCCTAAAGTCATGGGCATCCTGTCTACCTGTCATGGGAGATAAGAAAACATTGTTTGGGGAGCAAATGAATGGAATAACCGTTCTCTTGAGAACCAAATACAAAACTTATTTGCAAGCAATAATAGGGAATCTCGTCAACAAT TTGCAAGCTAATCGAAGCACACGTCTGAAGAAGATTCTTGAGGAAACAAAAGAAGCAGATGGAGAGGCAGAAGTGCGTGAAAGAATGCAACTGCTCAATTCACAACTCATTGACTTCATATCCAACCTGCATGAGGTCTTTACTAGCCAGATCTTTATAGCAATTTGCCGCGGATTATGGGATAGGATGGGACAG ATTGTTTTAAAGTTTCTGGAAGGAAGGAAGGAAAACAGGATATGGTACAATGGGTCTTGCTATGCTCTGGGG ATATTGGATGACACATTTGCTTCCCAGATGCAAAGACTGCGAGGAAATGCATTGCATGAGAAGGATATTGAGCCTCCTCGCTCAGTGATTGAAGCCCGCTCTATTCTTTGCAAAGACACAACAAATGCAACTGATCCATCTACTTACTTCTACATATGA
- the LOC130942130 gene encoding E3 ubiquitin-protein ligase ORTHRUS 2, translated as MAHSKALPCDSDGACMLCKQKPPPHECLTCRTCHTPWHQPCLPAGTGPPTMAEVSTWECPDCADPAPVQASAPAVAGNSDSLVAAIRAIQGDTSLTDEEKAKKRQELVSRSSKPLAAAENGKAEKDIFDGSLNCSICMQLPERPVTTPCGHNFCLKCFQKWIGQAKRTCANCRSQIPPKMAENPRINDQLAIAIRLARQMKATGMVGAVAQPKVYVSRKNDELPDTCFTTERAKKTGKANACSGKIFVTIPSDFLGPITAEYDPRNNRGVLVGDTWEDRMDCRQWGAHFPHVAGIAGQKGFGAQSVALSGGYVDDEDHGEWFLYTGSGGKDLSGNKRTNKTHSFDQKFDNMNEALRVSCQQGYPVRVVRSHKEKRSAYAPQFGVRYDGVYRIEKCWRKKGIQGCLVCRYLFVRCDNEPAPWTSDEHGDRPRPLPVVKELKGAIDVTERKKAAAWDYDEEKESWMWKRPPPPSKKMDAIRCENGISEKIKIVRKVKTKPVRDRLMKEFACLLCRKVLSVPVTTPCGHNFCKSCLEGAFSGKSFIRKRGSEGGRTLRAQKNVMKCPSCSIDIAEFLQNLEVNRHMMSAIETLLREAEMEESSEVSNDKNDENIETVNDDDGTEVSKPCDSGENVLEEIKDNDLNQPHKRRKGAGDSAIVNTEEQINVAGLEDNVMTCST; from the exons ATGGCCCACTCCAAGGCACTTCCGTGCGACTCCGACGGTGCCTGCATGCTCTGCAAGCAGAAACCACCACCGCACGAGTGCCTCACGTGCCGGACCTGCCATACCCCGTGGCACCAGCCATGTCTCCCCGCCGGCACCGGCCCTCCTACCATGGCCGAGGTCAGCACTTGGGAGTGCCCTGACTGTGCCGATCCTGCCCCTGTTCAAGCATCGGCTCCCGCCGTTGCCGGAAACTCTGACAGCTTAGTGGCGGCGATCCGGGCGATTCAGGGAGACACCTCGCTCACTGACGAGGAGAAGGCAAAGAAGAGACAGGAGCTCGTTTCTCGCTCCTCCAAGCCACTAGCAGCAGCGGAGAATGGCAAAGCAGAGAAGGACATCTTCGATGGGAGTCTGAACTGCTCAATCTGCATGCAGTTGCCAGAGAGACCCGTGACG ACGCCGTGTGGTCACAACTTTTGTTTGAAGTGCTTCCAGAAGTGGATTGGGCAGGCAAAGAGGACCTGTGCGAATTGTCGCAGTCAGATCCCACCTAAGATGGCCGAAAACCCTCGGATTAACGACCAGCTGGCCATTGCGATCCGTTTGGCGAGGCAGATGAAGGCCACGGGGATGGTGGGTGCGGTGGCGCAGCCCAAGGTGTATGTTTCTCGAAAAAATGACGAGCTTCCAGACACTTGCTTCACCACTGAGCGGGCGAAGAAGACTGGCAAGGCCAACGCGTGCAGTGGTAAGATTTTTGTGACGATCCCTTCGGATTTTTTGGGTCCAATCACTGCTGAGTATGATCCCAGGAACAATCGTGGGGTTCTTGTTGGGGATACTTGGGAGGACAGAATGGATTGCAGGCAGTGGGGCGCCCATTTCCCTCATGTTGCGGGCATTGCTGGTCAAAAGGGTTTTGGTGCTCAGTCTGTAGCACTTTCAGGTGGCTATGTTGATGACGAGGATCATGGAGAGTGGTTCCTCTACACTGGAAG TGGTGGAAAGGACCTTAGTGGCAACAAACGCACCAACAAAACACATTCATTTGACCAGAAGTTTGACAACATGAATGAGGCCCTCAGAGTCAGTTGCCAACAAGGTTATCCTGTTAGGGTTGTGAG GTCCCACAAGGAAAAACGATCTGCTTATGCACCCCAATTCGGAGTGAGGTATGATGGAGTTTATAGAATAGAGAAATGCTGGCGTAAGAAGGGAATACAA GGTTgcttggtttgcagatatttgTTTGTTAGATGTGACAATGAACCAGCTCCATGGACAAG TGATGAACATGGAGACCGTCCACGCCCACTTCCAGTGGTTAAAGAGTTGAAGGGGGCAATTGATGTAACTGAAAGGAAGAAAGCTGCAGCATGGGATTATGAT GAGGAAAAGGAAAGCTGGATGTGGAAGAGACCCCCACCACCAAGCAAGAAAATGGATGCTATAAGGTGTGAAAATGGGATAtcagaaaagataaaaattgtACGAAAAGTCAAGACCAAGCCAGTGAGAGATAGGCTTATGAAAG AGTTTGCTTGCCTCTTGTGTCGCAAGGTGTTGAGTGTCCCTGTGACAACTCCTTGTGGCCACAACTTCTGCAAATCCTGTTTGGAGGGTGCCTTTTCTGGCAAAAGCTTTATCAGAAAGAGAGGAAGCGAAGGTGGGCGCACCTTGCGAGCACAGAAGAATGTTATGAAATGCCCTTCATGTTCAATTGACATAGCTGAATTTCTTCAGAACCTAGAG GTTAACAGACACATGATGAGCGCGATAGAAACCCTCCTCCGCGAGGCTGAGATGGAAGAGAGTTCTGAAGTGTCCAATGACAAAAATGATGAAAATATAGAGACTgtgaatgatgatgatgggACAGAAGTTTCAAAGCCTTGTGATTCAGGTGAGAATGTCCTAGAGGAGATCAAGGACAATGATTTGAATCAGCCACACAAGCGCAGAAAGGGTGCTGGTGATTCAGCTATTGTGAACACTGAGGAGCAGATCAATGTGGCAGGACTAGAGGACAATGTAATGACTTGCAGCACTTAA
- the LOC130941546 gene encoding nuclear-pore anchor-like, with protein MPLFLSDEEFGQCDAATVAAKADAYIRGLLQELDTLGSRVDTAIINAQQNCSLLKLYLFLLQKNDSNIIALKSRVSELESRLEQRNLKIADLQQEHQVQLQVKIADLQQEHQVQLQVLKDQLQDLEKKLKEKEGSESEGSKEESELEGSEPKVEEEPATIPARPRGRPPIRRGLGPGRPRKWPQTSNDV; from the coding sequence ATGCCGTTGTTCCTCTCAGACGAGGAGTTTGGGCAGTGCGACGCCGCCACCGTTGCAGCAAAGGCTGATGCCTACATCCGCGGCCTTCTCCAGGAGCTGGACACGCTAGGTTCCCGCGTAGACACTGCCATCATCAACGCCCAGCAGAACTGCTCCCTCCTCAAGCTGTACCTCTTCCTCCTCCAGAAGAACGATTCCAACATAATTGCCCTGAAGTCTCGAGTCTCCGAACTTGAGTCCAGATTGGAACAGCGAAACCTGAAAATCGCTGATTTACAACAGGAGCACCAAGTCCAGCTCCAAGTGAAAATTGCTGATTTACAACAGGAGCACCAAGTCCAGCTCCAAGTGCTGAAAGATCAGCTGCAGGATCTTGAGAAAAAACTCAAAGAAAAGGAAGGATCTGAGTCGGAGGGATCAAAGGAAGAATCTGAGTTGGAGGGATCAGAACCCAAGGTCGAGGAAGAGCCTGCTACGATTCCTGCAAGACCACGTGGAAGACCTCCTATTCGTCGAGGTTTAGGTCCTGGGCGGCCTAGGAAGTGGCCGCAGACTTCTAATGATGTTTGA
- the LOC130941200 gene encoding uncharacterized protein LOC130941200 isoform X1 has product MMFTEGLDDTAIQWIKQGSQVEDSKPEPDAPARSPLSERRIVSERFPRSPVLNSPVLPPLKFHTALLTPRNVAFSVGDDTDESTVSLPDDADSSDEELSAPTNLDYLERPVSHYYDEDELFGCKLPKPQRSNGILKKGLANQNLTLQLPNTLGVQKKLTPGAGGVHLHKQVHLRSLNCLDDSVEFATPPSAPPIIDADFPPQLERFSKGSPMNEQNESWPSRESVGGRSECSIEQKPSNVKATTDFAQRLDRTITEDTERPHLAYYNTSSCNSQYAWQTLITYDACIRLCLQAWARGCTEAPEFLKDECLALRSAFGLHDFLLQPRGVKVKPTEGINARNSEQTFPLKMKKVVGKIRVEVRKLRIIPRRKLQITSSQRGSIYIQAGMEYVRHVSSFVKSGINSMKSASSSMGLEEPLSCLIQLQSTSEANEAEPSSAIFLHPGTGDYHDFFPENQGDVLVVEVQDSKKAVHGQARIPISSLSDNPSDKIRWWPIYHDEQECVGKIQLSISSTMTSDENNQIKSSTVVETQAYDLLLEGAMRAQHFHCRNLRLDGPWKWLLETFADYYGVSDSYAKLRYLLHVMNVATPTKDCLELVKELLEPLIKARSERRLTRQERSLLLDCETQIESLLATVFENYKSLDESSPSGLTEHFGPASCSAAPALYPAIQVYSSLHDILSLDAQTILRNYLQTAARKRCRKHMMETDEFVSSTTEGYLMDTITISTAYLKMKNLCVSIRNEIQADIEIHSQHTINGQHIFPSSIDLTNITAAVYSTELCNRLRTFLSAWPPSCPQAHVNELLTATADFERHLESWNISPVQGGVDSRNLFHNYIMVWIQDMQLSLLDCCKAEKVPWSGVITNHSTSPFAEQMYEKIKDNLILYEVVINRWPQYSLYLENAVANIERAIMKSLEKQYSDILTPLKDSIPKRLHLQVQKLARRQSTTVNLLPNQLGIFFNTIKRILDVLHCRVEDILKSWASCLPVMGDKKTLFGEQMNGITVLLRTKYKTYLQAIIGNLVNNLQANRSTRLKKILEETKEADGEAEVRERMQLLNSQLIDFISNLHEVFTSQIFIAICRGLWDRMGQIVLKFLEGRKENRIWYNGSCYALGILDDTFASQMQRLRGNALHEKDIEPPRSVIEARSILCKDTTNATDPSTYFYI; this is encoded by the exons atgaTGTTCACCGAAGGTCTGGACGACACCGCCATTCAATGGATCAAGCAG GGATCACAAGTGGAAGACTCTAAGCCTGAGCCCGATGCTCCCGCACGGTCTCCTCTATCTGAGAGAAGAATTGTCAGTGAGAGATTCCCAAGATCTCCCGTTCTCAACTCTCCTGTTCTCCCTCCGCTCAAGTTCCATACTGCCTTGCTCACCCCTCGAAACGTTGCCTTTTCCGTCGGGGATGACACGGATGAAAGCACTGTTTCACTGCCCGACGATGCCGACTCTTCTGATGAAGAACTCTCTGCTCCAACCAACTTGGATTACTTGGAGAGGCCAGTCTCACACTACTACGATGAGGATGAACTCTTTGGATGTAAACTCCCGAAACCCCAACGCTCCAATGGCATCCTCAAGAAAGGTCTGGCCAATCAGAACCTGACACTTCAACTTCCCAATACTCTCGGTGTTCAAAAGAAGCTCACACCTGGTGCAGGAGGAGTTCACCTTCACAAGCAGGTTCACCTGCGCAGTCTCAATTGTCTTGATGATTCAGTTGAGTTTGCTACTCCTCCAAGTGCTCCTCCTATTATTGATGCTGATTTTCCACCTCAACTTGAGAGATTCTCCAAGGGCTCCCCAATGAATGAACAAAATGAGTCTTGGCCATCCAGAGAATCTGTGGGTGGGAGAAGTGAATGTTCAATTGAGCAAAAACCCAGCAATGTAAAAGCCACCACTGACTTTGCTCAAAG ACTAGACAGAACTATCACAGAGGACACTGAAAGACCTCATTTAGCATATTACAACACCAG CAGTTGCAATAGTCAATATGCCTGGCAAACCCTTATCACTTATGATGCCTGCATACGCTTGTGCCTGCAAGCATGGGCAAGAGGCTGCACTGAGGCACCAGAGTTTTTGAAAGACGAGTGCCTGGCTCTTCGAAGTGCCTTTGG ATTGCATGACTTCTTGTTGCAACCTCGAGGTGTAAAAGTAAAACCAACTGAAGGCATAAATGCAAGGAATTCAGAACAAACATTTCCCCTGAAGATGAAGAAGGTTGTAGGAAAAATAAGAGTGGAAG TGAGGAAACTTCGCATTATACCAAGACGCAAACTTCAAATCACTAGTTCACAGAGAGGTTCAATCTACATACAAGCTGGGATGGAATACGTCCGACATGTTTCATCATTCGTGAAAAGTGGCATAAATTCTATGAAGTCAGCCTCATCCTCAATGGGATTAGAAG AGCCACTATCTTGCTTAATCCAACTTCAGAGTACATCAGAAGCAAATGAAGCAGAGCCAAGTTCTGCAATTTTTCTACACCCTGGAACTGGAGACTACCATGATTT TTTCCCAGAGAACCAAGGGGATGTCCTAGTTGTTGAAGTCCAAGATTCAAAAAAGGCAGTCCATGGTCAAGCCAGAATCCCAATTTCATCCCTCAGTGATAATCCT AGTGACAAAATTCGATGGTGGCCAATATATCATGATGAACAAGAATGTGTTGGCAAGATTCAGCTTTCCATTAGCAGCACAATGACAAGTGATGAAAACAATCAAATAAAG AGTTCAACTGTGGTGGAAACTCAAGCTTATGATTTATTGTTGGAGGGTGCTATGCGTGCACAGCATTTCCACTGCAGAAACTTGCGACTGGATGGGCCATGGAAGTGGTTGTTAGAAACATTTGCAGACTACTATGGAGTTTCTGACTCTTATGCCAAATTGAG ATATCTATTACATGTAATGAATGTGGCAACTCCAACCAAGGACTGCCTGGAGCTTGTGAAAGAGTTGCTTGAACCCTTAATAAAGGCCAGAAGTGAGAGGAGACTGACCAGGCAGGAG AGAAGCCTACTTTTGGACTGTGAAACTCAAATAGAAAGTCTTCTGGCTACAGTTTTCGAGAATTATAAATCACTTGATGAGAGCTCACCATCAGGTTTAACTGAGCATTTTGGTCCAGCATCCTGTTCTGCAGCACCAGCTCTGTATCCTGCCATACAAGTCTACAGCAGTCTTCATGATATACTATCTCTAGATGCTCAAACTATTCTAAGAAACTATTTGCAG ACTGCTGCAAGAAAAAGGTGTAGAAAACACATGATGGAGACCGACGAGTTTGTGTCAAGCACCACTGAGGGTTACCTAATGGATACCATCACCATCTCAACTGCATACCTAAAGATGAAAAACCTTTGTGTTTCTATAAGAAATGAAATTCAAGCAGATATAGAGATCCACAGCCAGCATACGATCAACGGCCAGCATATATTTCCTAG TTCAATTGACCTGACAAACATCACAGCAGCCGTTTACAGCACTGAGCTGTGTAACAGGCTGAGAACTTTTCTTTCTGCATGGCCACCATCTTGTCCACAGGCGCATGTGAATGAGCTTCTAACTGCAACTGCTGACTTTGAACGGCACCTTGAGTCGTGGAACATAAG TCCTGTGCAGGGGGGTGTAGACTCCAGAAATTTGTTCCACAATTACATCATGGTGTGGATCCAGGATATGCAACTCAGTTTACTTGATTGTTGTAAAGCAGAAAAG GTGCCATGGTCTGGAGTAATCACCAACCATTCAACATCCCCGTTTGCAGAGCAAATGTATGAGAAGATCAAAGACAACCTTATCCTATATGAAGTGGTAATCAATAGATGGCCTCAATACTCACTTTACTTGGAAAAT GCTGTGGCAAATATAGAGAGAGCAATCATGAAATCCCTTGAGAAACAATACAGTGATATCTTAACCCCTTTGAAAGACAGCATACCGAAGAGGCTTCATTTGCAAGTCCAAAAGCTAGCAAGAAGACAATCAACTACTGTCAACTTGCTTCCTAATCAA tTGGGAATATTCTTTAACACCATCAAGAGGATTCTTGATGTCCTACACTGTAGAGTGGAAGACATCCTAAAGTCATGGGCATCCTGTCTACCTGTCATGGGAGATAAGAAAACATTGTTTGGGGAGCAAATGAATGGAATAACCGTTCTCTTGAGAACCAAATACAAAACTTATTTGCAAGCAATAATAGGGAATCTCGTCAACAAT TTGCAAGCTAATCGAAGCACACGTCTGAAGAAGATTCTTGAGGAAACAAAAGAAGCAGATGGAGAGGCAGAAGTGCGTGAAAGAATGCAACTGCTCAATTCACAACTCATTGACTTCATATCCAACCTGCATGAGGTCTTTACTAGCCAGATCTTTATAGCAATTTGCCGCGGATTATGGGATAGGATGGGACAG ATTGTTTTAAAGTTTCTGGAAGGAAGGAAGGAAAACAGGATATGGTACAATGGGTCTTGCTATGCTCTGGGG ATATTGGATGACACATTTGCTTCCCAGATGCAAAGACTGCGAGGAAATGCATTGCATGAGAAGGATATTGAGCCTCCTCGCTCAGTGATTGAAGCCCGCTCTATTCTTTGCAAAGACACAACAAATGCAACTGATCCATCTACTTACTTCTACATATGA